One Brassica oleracea var. oleracea cultivar TO1000 chromosome C7, BOL, whole genome shotgun sequence genomic window carries:
- the LOC106305362 gene encoding LOW QUALITY PROTEIN: uncharacterized protein LOC106305362 (The sequence of the model RefSeq protein was modified relative to this genomic sequence to represent the inferred CDS: substituted 1 base at 1 genomic stop codon) has protein sequence MTTWPAKSSLPQTVSPVYFVQSPPNTDVDKISTGSGLSPFGSPVNRQGQVSHYNHESVAESPSTLRSSGPLRNGYSSLQVPDHDHPIDEDDDDYDEVNGSDEKRGRRTRFYTCLLFTFVLAFTIFCLILWGVSKSFSPIVTLKGMVIESLNVQSGNDASGVLTDMLTLNSTVTMLYKNPATFFTVHVPSSPLQLSYYQLILASGFFGCKEKXMEKFSQRRTTERIIETKVIGIQIPLYGGVPALYAQRAKPDRVVLPLNLTFTLRSRGYVPGRLVKTKFYTSMRFHGDKLGKKIDFLKSCSDH, from the exons ATGACGACGTGGCCGGCTAAATCTTCTCTGCCACAGACGGTAAGTCCGGTCTACTTTGTGCAGAGCCCACCGAACACAGACGTAGACAAGATATCAACCGGGTCGGGTCTTAGCCCGTTCGGATCACCCGTTAACCGACAGGGCCAGGTCAGTCACTACAACCATGAGTCTGTGGCCGAGTCACCTTCTACTCTACGGTCCTCAGGACCCTTGAGAAACGGATACAGTAGTCTCCAAGTGCCTGATCATGACCATCCAATCGACGAGGATGATGACGATTACGATGAAGTAAACGGTTCGGATGAGAAAAGAGGAAGGAGAACGAGGTTTTACACTTGCTTGTTGTTTACGTTTGTGCTGGCCTTCACTATCTTCTGTCTCATTTTGTGGGGAGTTTCCAAATCTTTCTCACCTATTGTCACTTTGAAG GGGATGGTAATCGAGAGCTTGAACGTGCAATCCGGGAACGACGCATCGGGAGTGCTCACAGATATGCTCACTCTAAATTCAACGGTCACGATGTTATACAAAAACCCTGCGACTTTCTTCACAGTCCATGTCCCCTCCTCTCCCCTCCAGCTCAGCTATTACCAACTCATCCTCGCCTCCGG TTTTTTTGGTTGTAAGGAAAAATAGATGGAAAAGTTCTCTCAACGAAGGACGACCGAGAGAATCATTGAGACCAAAGTAATAGGCATTCAAATTCCTTTGTACGGAGGCGTACCAGCTCTATACGCGCAACGAGCTAAACCAGACCGAGTTGTTTTGCCTTTGAATTTAACTTTTACGTTGCGATCACGGGGCTATGTGCCCGGCCGATTAGTCAAGACGAAGTTCTACACGAGCATGAGATTCCATGGCGATAAACTTGGCAAGAAAATTGATTTCTTGAAGTCTTGCTCTGATCATTGA
- the LOC106304591 gene encoding lysine histidine transporter-like 7, with protein MSKKASATLFDLESQERGGSPSFMSQTLSKDPQPTSDGDGGRIPLEEWLPITESRKGNVYTATFHLFCSGLGLQVLLLPAAFAALGWVWGVIILTVGFAWKLYTIWLLVHLHEAVHGIRFSRYLRLAIASFGVKLGKLLGIFPVMYLSGGACSILVITGGKTIKQLVRIMSEDGKVPLTTLQCFVIFSCLAVVMCQFPNLNSLFGLSLIGGVMAIAYCTAIWSLPLASIPHRNQNNISYATKDTSFDTIFNAIGLIAISFRGNNLILEIQGTLPSDSKNPSRKTMWRAVVISHVFIAVCMFLVAIVVYWAYGDKIPATGGPIGNYLELYEQDYSKRAACFIHITFIINCLCSYPINLMPACDNAEMVYTTKRHKPCSVFVRMMFRVFLCLVCFFVAVGFTFLPYLAVLIGAIGLLVTFTYPCFMWISIKQPQRESLMWWFNVSVGSIGASFSVLFVVASALRLADKGLHANFFNP; from the exons ATGTCAAAAAAAGCATCGGCCACATTGTTTGATTTAGAATCACAAGAACGTGGTGGTTCTCCTTCATTTATGTCACAAACACTCTCCAAGGATCCACAGCCAACCTCCGACGGAGATGGTGGGCGGATTCCGTTAGAAGAGTGGCTGCCGATCACAGAATCAAGAAAAGGGAATGTTTATACGGCAACGTTTCATCTTTTCTGCTCGGGACTTGGTTTACAAGTTCTTCTTCTTCCTGCAGCTTTCGCAGCACTAGGATG GGTATGGGGAGTGATAATTTTAACGGTTGGATTTGCATGGAAGCTTTACACGATATGGCTTCTTGTTCATCTCCACGAAGCCGTACACGGAATACGTTTCAGCAGATACTTGAGACTCGCAATTGCTTCATTCG GTGTGAAGCTGGGGAAACTTCTTGGAATATTCCCTGTGATGTATCTCTCAGGAGGAGCTTGTTCGATTCTGGTTATAACCGGTGGAAAAACAATAAAACAACTTGTACGCATTATGTCTGAAGATGGCAAAGTGCCACTTACTACCTTGCAATGCTTCGTGATCTTCAGCTGCCTCGCGGTGGTCATGTGTCAGTTTCCAAATCTAAATTCTCTTTTTGGACTCTCGTTGATCGGTGGTGTTATGGCCATAGCATACTGCACCGCAATCTGGAGTTTACCTTTAGCTAGTATTCCACATAGGAATCAAAACAATATCTCTTACGCTACAAAGGATACAAGTTTCGATACCATTTTTAACGCCATTGGATTGATAGCTATATCATTTCGCGGGAACAACCTCATCCTCGAGATACAG GGTACTCTTCCTTCCGATTCAAAAAATCCTTCGAGAAAGACAATGTGGAGAGCTGTGGTGATCTCTCATGTGTTCATTGCAGTTTGTATGTTTCTAGTAGCCATTGTTGTATATTGGGCATACGGTGACAAG ATACCGGCCACAGGAGGTCCAATAGGCAACTACTTGGAACTTTACGAACAAGACTACTCAAAACGAGCCGCTTGTTTCATACACATCACGTTCATCATCAACTGCTTATGTTCATATCCGATAAACTTAATGCCAGCTTGTGACAACGCAGAGATGGTGTACACGACCAAGAGACACAAGCCTTGCTCCGTCTTTGTCCGGATGATGTTTCGTGTGTTCTTGTGTTTGGTTTGTTTCTTTGTAGCCGTTGGATTCACGTTCTTGCCTTATCTTGCGGTTCTTATTGGAGCTATAGGCTTGCTGGTTACATTTACGTACCCGTGTTTCATGTGGATCTCTATTAAACAGCCCCAAAGGGAAAGTCTGATGTGGTGGTTCAACGTATCGGTGGGAAGCATAGGGGCGTCTTTCAGCGTTTTATTTGTGGTTGCATCGGCTCTGCGCTTGGCTGATAAGGGTTTACATGCAAACTTCTTCAATCCCTGA
- the LOC106305498 gene encoding uncharacterized protein LOC106305498, translated as MAVSFHARSNSVPSLQHPQAAYVDEQLTRLRSSEAVSSSSSSSIYQRLSNLQDLYDSLEKMIRLSIANQTLSQDQIEKLIDGSLMILDLCNASKDALSQMKEGFKEIQSILRRKRGDLSAEVKKYLATRKSLKKSFQKVLKNLKVGQNKETTSRSLVVFGQTEGVTVALFESLFSFMSGSKACGKWSLVSKVMSQNKATCEAEANEFTRVDYVFQSEKLLKMEDVQMLESCIQDLEDGIESLSKSMIKYRVSLLNIV; from the coding sequence ATGGCTGTTTCTTTTCATGCTCGTTCTAACAGCGTCCCCTCTTTACAACACCCACAAGCTGCTTATGTCGATGAGCAGTTGACCAGATTAAGATCTTCTGAGGCAGTCTCTTCATCTTCCAGCTCTTCCATCTACCAAAGACTAAGCAACCTTCAAGATTTATATGATTCTCTTGAGAAAATGATTCGCCTATCTATCGCCAACCAGACTTTATCTCAAGATCAGATCGAGAAGCTTATTGATGGATCCCTCATGATCTTGGATTTGTGCAACGCCTCCAAGGACGCTTTGTCGCAGATGAAAGAAGGTTTCAAAGAGATTCAATCTATTCTACGGAGAAAGCGTGGAGATCTATCAGCAGAGGTCAAGAAATACTTAGCCACAAGAAAGTCTCTCAAAAAGTCATTCCAAAAAGTGCTCAAGAACTTGAAAGTGGGACAGAACAAAGAGACCACGAGTAGATCATTGGTTGTGTTTGGACAAACAGAAGGTGTAACAGTTGCTTTGTTTGAATCTCTGTTTAGTTTCATGTCCGGATCAAAGGCCTGTGGAAAATGGTCATTGGTTTCGAAGGTTATGAGCCAGAACAAAGCTACATGTGAAGCTGAAGCAAATGAATTCACAAGAGTGGATTATGTGTTTCAATCTGAGAAGTTATTGAAGATGGAAGATGTGCAGATGCTAGAGTCGTGCATTCAAGATCTTGAAGATGGAATTGAGTCACTCTCAAAGTCAATGATCAAATACAGAGTCTCACTTCTTAACATCGTATAG
- the LOC106306983 gene encoding protein NLP2-like isoform X1, with translation MEGGSSGGHGSFLPNSSFGAFSETATNMDFMDELFFDGCWLETTDGKSLKQTTPTNMNDNNNNNNNSFLYETERKFPQITPGSLKIEDLTNRPMNQVPSYQFTAMSSTQADKSLLEETERGKRWWIAPRTRQGPSSSVKERLVQAIKGLNEAVQDKDSLIQIWVPIQQEGKNFLTTLEQPHSFNPKHLSLKRYRDASVAYNFLADEDSKESVGLPGRVFLGKLPEWTPDVRFFRSEEYPRIKEAQKCDVRGSLALPVFERGSGICLGVVEIVRTTQKMNYKPELDNICKALEAVNLRSSENLKSPSSEFLQVYNQFYHAALPEVSNFLASVCRSYDLPLALTWAPCARQEGRGGSRHSDENFSECVSTVDSACFVLDQQSYHVQVACSEHHLLQGEGIVGKAFKRTKLFFVPEVTTFSKTNYSLAHHAKISGLHAALAVPLKNKFNGSVEFVLEFFFPKTCLDTEAQQEMLKSLSVTLQNDFRSLNLVIDKELELEVVFPVREELLFSEKPLPLEPLSLEEISQEDSSWISHMIKANEKGKGVSLSWEYQKEEPKEEFMLTSGWDNNNQICLGRGHSSFDSASFGVGQPLLGSRRQGEKRRTKTEKTIGLEVLRQYFAGSLKDAAKNIGVCPTTLKRICRQHGITRWPSRKIKKVGHSLKKLQLVIDSVQGVQGSIQLDSFYTSFPELSSQNVTGTGTGTGTYFKNAQTENGVSAQGIASKSPPSSSCSHSSGSSTCCSTEANNTANTLTTLMAENAGEILKRARSEVKLHTMEETKPISRTLSHKTFSQHPLSSKAGGASKVKATFGEAKVRFTLLPTWGFRELRHEIASRFNIDNNNIETFDLKYLDDDKEWVLLTCEADLEECIDIYRSSQSRTIKISVHQASQVKLRGSFGSTGPGPSL, from the exons ATGGAAGGTGGTAGTAGTGGTGGACATGGCAGTTTCTTACCCAATTCTAGCTTTGGTGCATTCTCTGAGACGGCTACAAATATGGACTTCATGGACGAACTCTTCTTTGATGGATGTTGGCTTGAGACAACAGATGGTAAGAGCTTGAAGCAGACAACACCCACCAACATGAATGACAACAACAACAACAACAACAACTCTTTCCTTTATGAGACAGAGAGAAAGTTTCCTCAAATAACACCAGGTTCTCTCAAGATAGAAGATCTCACAAATCGACCGATGAATCAAGTACCATCTTACCAGTTTACAGCTATGAGTTCTACACAAGCAGATAAGTCTCTCCTTGAAGAAACTGAGAGAGGTAAAAGATGGTGGATAGCTCCAAGAACAAGGCAAGGCCCTTCTTCATCAGTGAAAGAAAGACTAGTACAAGCTATCAAGGGTCTTAACGAGGCGGTTCAGGATAAAGACTCCCTTATTCAGATATGGGTGCCAATCCAACAAGAAGGCAAGAACTTCCTCACCACTTTGGAGCAGCCACACTCCTTCAACCCAAAACACTTGAGTCTTAAAAGATACAGAGATGCCTCAGTGGCATATAACTTCCTGGCTGATGAGGATTCCAAGGAGTCAGTAGGTCTCCCTGGCCGTGTGTTCCTTGGGAAGTTACCTGAGTGGACACCTGATGTTCGGTTCTTCAGAAGTGAAGAGTATCCACGCATCAAAGAAGCTCAGAAGTGTGATGTTAGAGGATCATTAGCCCTTCCTGTGTTTGAAAGAGGTAGTGGGATTTGTCTAGGAGTTGTTGAGATTGTCAGAACAACTCAAAAGATGAATTACAAGCCAGAGCTTGACAATATCTGTAAAGCCCTAGAG GCTGTTAATCTAAGAAGTTCAGAAAACTTGAAATCTCCAAGCAGTGAG TTTCTCCAGGTTTATAATCAGTTCTACCATGCAGCATTACCTGAGGTATCAAACTTTTTGGCATCAGTCTGCAGATCATATGATCTGCCTCTGGCTTTAACATGGGCACCGTGTGCTAGGCAAGAAGGCAGAGGTGGATCCAGACACTCTGATGAGAACTTCTCTGAGTGTGTTTCAACTGTAGATTCAGCTTGCTTTGTCCTTGACCAACAGAGTTATCATGTCCAAGTGGCGTGCTCTGAGCACCATCTTCTTCAAGGGGAAGGCATTGTGGGAAAAGCATTTAAACGAACCAAACTGTTCTTTGTCCCTGAAGTTACCACTTTTAGCAAGACCAACTACTCTCTTGCGCACCACGCTAAGATCTCTGGTCTGCATGCCGCTTTAGCTGTCCCTTTGAAAAACAAATTCAACGGTTCTGTTGAGTTTGTGTTGGAGTTTTTCTTTCCAAAAACTTGCCTTGACACCGAAGCGCAACAAGAAATGCTCAAGTCACTGTCTGTGACACTGCAGAATGATTTCAGGAGCTTGAATCTTGTCATTGATAAAGAGCTAGAGCTTGAAGTGGTGTTTCCTGTAAGAGAGGAGCTACTTTTCTCAGAGAAACCTTTGCCTCTTGAACCTTTGTCTTTGGAAGAGATCTCTCAAGAAGATTCCTCATGGATCTCTCACATGATAAAAGCTAATGAGAAGGGTAAAGGTGTGTCCCTTTCATGGGAGTACCAGAAAGAAGAGCCAAAAGAAGAGTTCATGCTGACATCTGGTTGGGACAACAACAATCAGATTTGCCTTGGCCGTGGCCACAGTAGCTTTGATTCAGCTTCCTTTGGTGTGGGACAACCATTGTTAGGAAGTAGAAGACAAGGTGAAAAGAGAAGAACAAAAACAGAAAAGACAATCGGTTTAGAAGTTCTTAGACAGTACTTTGCTGGAAGCCTCAAAGATGCAGCCAAGAACATTGGTG TTTGTCCAACAACATTGAAAAGAATATGTAGGCAACATGGGATAACAAGATGGCCTTCAAGGAAGATCAAGAAAGTGGGACATTCTTTAAAGAAACTCCAACTTGTTATAGACTCTGTTCAAGGTGTTCAAGGCTCTATCCAACTTGATTCATTCTACACAAGTTTCCCAGAGTTAAGCTCCCAGAATGTAACTGGTACTGGTACTGGTACTGGTACTTACTTCAAGAATGCTCAAACCGAGAACGGTGTTTCAGCTCAGGGGATTGCTTCAAAGTCACCACCATCATCTTCTTGTAGCCACAGCTCTGGTTCAAGCACATGCTGCTCAACTGAAGCTAACAATACTGCTAATACCTTAACCACTCTGATGGCTGAAAATGCTGGAGAAATCTTGAAGAGAGCTCGCAGCGAGGTAAAACTTCACACCATGGAGGAAACAAAGCCTATCTCTAGAACACTGAGCCACAAAACATTCAGTCAGCATCCTCTTAGCTCGAAAGCTGGAGGCGCCTCTAAAGTGAAAGCCACGTTCGGTGAGGCCAAAGTACGGTTTACTTTGCTCCCAACATGGGGCTTCAGAGAGTTGCGTCACGAGATTGCTAGTCGTTTTAACATAGATAATAATAATATTGAAACCTTTGATCTTAAGTACTTGGATGATGACAAGGAGTGGGTTCTTCTGACGTGTGAAGCGGATTTGGAGGAGTGTATAGACATTTATAGATCATCACAGAGCCGCACTATCAAGATCAGCGTTCATCAAGCTTCTCAAGTCAAGCTGAGAGGCTCTTTTGGTAGTACTGGTCCTGGTCCTTCGTTATAA
- the LOC106306983 gene encoding protein NLP2-like isoform X2, whose amino-acid sequence MEGGSSGGHGSFLPNSSFGAFSETATNMDFMDELFFDGCWLETTDGKSLKQTTPTNMNDNNNNNNNSFLYETERKFPQITPGSLKIEDLTNRPMNQVPSYQFTAMSSTQADKSLLEETERGKRWWIAPRTRQGPSSSVKERLVQAIKGLNEAVQDKDSLIQIWVPIQQEGKNFLTTLEQPHSFNPKHLSLKRYRDASVAYNFLADEDSKESVGLPGRVFLGKLPEWTPDVRFFRSEEYPRIKEAQKCDVRGSLALPVFERGSGICLGVVEIVRTTQKMNYKPELDNICKALEAVNLRSSENLKSPSSEVYNQFYHAALPEVSNFLASVCRSYDLPLALTWAPCARQEGRGGSRHSDENFSECVSTVDSACFVLDQQSYHVQVACSEHHLLQGEGIVGKAFKRTKLFFVPEVTTFSKTNYSLAHHAKISGLHAALAVPLKNKFNGSVEFVLEFFFPKTCLDTEAQQEMLKSLSVTLQNDFRSLNLVIDKELELEVVFPVREELLFSEKPLPLEPLSLEEISQEDSSWISHMIKANEKGKGVSLSWEYQKEEPKEEFMLTSGWDNNNQICLGRGHSSFDSASFGVGQPLLGSRRQGEKRRTKTEKTIGLEVLRQYFAGSLKDAAKNIGVCPTTLKRICRQHGITRWPSRKIKKVGHSLKKLQLVIDSVQGVQGSIQLDSFYTSFPELSSQNVTGTGTGTGTYFKNAQTENGVSAQGIASKSPPSSSCSHSSGSSTCCSTEANNTANTLTTLMAENAGEILKRARSEVKLHTMEETKPISRTLSHKTFSQHPLSSKAGGASKVKATFGEAKVRFTLLPTWGFRELRHEIASRFNIDNNNIETFDLKYLDDDKEWVLLTCEADLEECIDIYRSSQSRTIKISVHQASQVKLRGSFGSTGPGPSL is encoded by the exons ATGGAAGGTGGTAGTAGTGGTGGACATGGCAGTTTCTTACCCAATTCTAGCTTTGGTGCATTCTCTGAGACGGCTACAAATATGGACTTCATGGACGAACTCTTCTTTGATGGATGTTGGCTTGAGACAACAGATGGTAAGAGCTTGAAGCAGACAACACCCACCAACATGAATGACAACAACAACAACAACAACAACTCTTTCCTTTATGAGACAGAGAGAAAGTTTCCTCAAATAACACCAGGTTCTCTCAAGATAGAAGATCTCACAAATCGACCGATGAATCAAGTACCATCTTACCAGTTTACAGCTATGAGTTCTACACAAGCAGATAAGTCTCTCCTTGAAGAAACTGAGAGAGGTAAAAGATGGTGGATAGCTCCAAGAACAAGGCAAGGCCCTTCTTCATCAGTGAAAGAAAGACTAGTACAAGCTATCAAGGGTCTTAACGAGGCGGTTCAGGATAAAGACTCCCTTATTCAGATATGGGTGCCAATCCAACAAGAAGGCAAGAACTTCCTCACCACTTTGGAGCAGCCACACTCCTTCAACCCAAAACACTTGAGTCTTAAAAGATACAGAGATGCCTCAGTGGCATATAACTTCCTGGCTGATGAGGATTCCAAGGAGTCAGTAGGTCTCCCTGGCCGTGTGTTCCTTGGGAAGTTACCTGAGTGGACACCTGATGTTCGGTTCTTCAGAAGTGAAGAGTATCCACGCATCAAAGAAGCTCAGAAGTGTGATGTTAGAGGATCATTAGCCCTTCCTGTGTTTGAAAGAGGTAGTGGGATTTGTCTAGGAGTTGTTGAGATTGTCAGAACAACTCAAAAGATGAATTACAAGCCAGAGCTTGACAATATCTGTAAAGCCCTAGAG GCTGTTAATCTAAGAAGTTCAGAAAACTTGAAATCTCCAAGCAGTGAG GTTTATAATCAGTTCTACCATGCAGCATTACCTGAGGTATCAAACTTTTTGGCATCAGTCTGCAGATCATATGATCTGCCTCTGGCTTTAACATGGGCACCGTGTGCTAGGCAAGAAGGCAGAGGTGGATCCAGACACTCTGATGAGAACTTCTCTGAGTGTGTTTCAACTGTAGATTCAGCTTGCTTTGTCCTTGACCAACAGAGTTATCATGTCCAAGTGGCGTGCTCTGAGCACCATCTTCTTCAAGGGGAAGGCATTGTGGGAAAAGCATTTAAACGAACCAAACTGTTCTTTGTCCCTGAAGTTACCACTTTTAGCAAGACCAACTACTCTCTTGCGCACCACGCTAAGATCTCTGGTCTGCATGCCGCTTTAGCTGTCCCTTTGAAAAACAAATTCAACGGTTCTGTTGAGTTTGTGTTGGAGTTTTTCTTTCCAAAAACTTGCCTTGACACCGAAGCGCAACAAGAAATGCTCAAGTCACTGTCTGTGACACTGCAGAATGATTTCAGGAGCTTGAATCTTGTCATTGATAAAGAGCTAGAGCTTGAAGTGGTGTTTCCTGTAAGAGAGGAGCTACTTTTCTCAGAGAAACCTTTGCCTCTTGAACCTTTGTCTTTGGAAGAGATCTCTCAAGAAGATTCCTCATGGATCTCTCACATGATAAAAGCTAATGAGAAGGGTAAAGGTGTGTCCCTTTCATGGGAGTACCAGAAAGAAGAGCCAAAAGAAGAGTTCATGCTGACATCTGGTTGGGACAACAACAATCAGATTTGCCTTGGCCGTGGCCACAGTAGCTTTGATTCAGCTTCCTTTGGTGTGGGACAACCATTGTTAGGAAGTAGAAGACAAGGTGAAAAGAGAAGAACAAAAACAGAAAAGACAATCGGTTTAGAAGTTCTTAGACAGTACTTTGCTGGAAGCCTCAAAGATGCAGCCAAGAACATTGGTG TTTGTCCAACAACATTGAAAAGAATATGTAGGCAACATGGGATAACAAGATGGCCTTCAAGGAAGATCAAGAAAGTGGGACATTCTTTAAAGAAACTCCAACTTGTTATAGACTCTGTTCAAGGTGTTCAAGGCTCTATCCAACTTGATTCATTCTACACAAGTTTCCCAGAGTTAAGCTCCCAGAATGTAACTGGTACTGGTACTGGTACTGGTACTTACTTCAAGAATGCTCAAACCGAGAACGGTGTTTCAGCTCAGGGGATTGCTTCAAAGTCACCACCATCATCTTCTTGTAGCCACAGCTCTGGTTCAAGCACATGCTGCTCAACTGAAGCTAACAATACTGCTAATACCTTAACCACTCTGATGGCTGAAAATGCTGGAGAAATCTTGAAGAGAGCTCGCAGCGAGGTAAAACTTCACACCATGGAGGAAACAAAGCCTATCTCTAGAACACTGAGCCACAAAACATTCAGTCAGCATCCTCTTAGCTCGAAAGCTGGAGGCGCCTCTAAAGTGAAAGCCACGTTCGGTGAGGCCAAAGTACGGTTTACTTTGCTCCCAACATGGGGCTTCAGAGAGTTGCGTCACGAGATTGCTAGTCGTTTTAACATAGATAATAATAATATTGAAACCTTTGATCTTAAGTACTTGGATGATGACAAGGAGTGGGTTCTTCTGACGTGTGAAGCGGATTTGGAGGAGTGTATAGACATTTATAGATCATCACAGAGCCGCACTATCAAGATCAGCGTTCATCAAGCTTCTCAAGTCAAGCTGAGAGGCTCTTTTGGTAGTACTGGTCCTGGTCCTTCGTTATAA